In a genomic window of Sarcophilus harrisii chromosome 4, mSarHar1.11, whole genome shotgun sequence:
- the AFMID gene encoding kynurenine formamidase isoform X3: MQMLSLRHSPWKALSKEDLEKQYSPSRWSHRLNAEEVIKAHVQVGTEVTKEVRASKKSILGVSYGAGDGEKLDIYFPAKTSKGLPFFLFIHGGYWQEGSKDYSAFMVPPLIAAGVAVAVVAYDIAPKGNIDLMVSQVRRSVLFIQKQYSFNRGIYLCGHSAGAHLVSMVLLTDWTLHEVIPNIKGSYLVSGIYDLEPIVHSYINDKLQMTLEDAQRNSPMFCQKEAQSQVTSTCDLIIAVGQHDSPEFHQQSLDYFQ, from the exons ATGCAGATGCTGAGCCTCCGGCACTCGCCCTGGAAAGCGCTGTCCAAGGAG GACTTGGAGAAGCAATATTCCCCCAGCAGATGGTCCCACCGATTGAATGCTGAGGAGGTGATAAAAGCTCATGTTCAAGTGGGAACAGAAG TTACCAAGGAAGTCCGGGCAAGCAAAAAGAGTATACTTGGTGTCAGTTATGGAGCAGGTGATGGTGAGAAACTGGACATCTATTTCCCTGCCAAGACATCTAAAG GGTTaccttttttcctgtttattcatGGAGGATATTGGCAAGAAGGAAG TAAGGACTATTCAGCCTTTATGGTGCCCCCATTGATAGCAGCAGGAGTAGCAGTGGCTGTAGTGGCTTATGACATTGCTCCCAAAG GTAATATAGATCTGATGGTGAGCCAAGTAAGGCGCAGTGTCCTCTTCATCCAGAAGCAGTACTCATTCAACAG GGGAATTTACCTATGTGGACATTCAGCTGGAGCTCACTTGGTCTCCATGGTACTTTTGACAGACTGGACTTTACATGAAGTCATTCCTAACATTAAGG GCTCTTACTTGGTGAGTGGGATCTATGACCTGGAACCCATCGTGCATAGTTATATCAACGACAAACTTCAAATGACCTT GGAAGATGCCCAGAGGAATAGTCCCATGTTTTGCCAGAAAGAGGCCCAGAGTCAGGTGACTTCAACTTGTGACTTAATAATAGCCGTGGGCCAACATGATTCTCCTGAGTTCCATCAACAATCCTTGGATTATTTTCAG taa
- the AFMID gene encoding kynurenine formamidase isoform X1 yields MQMLSLRHSPWKALSKEDLEKQYSPSRWSHRLNAEEVIKAHVQVGTEVTKEVRASKKSILGVSYGAGDGEKLDIYFPAKTSKGLPFFLFIHGGYWQEGSKDYSAFMVPPLIAAGVAVAVVAYDIAPKGNIDLMVSQVRRSVLFIQKQYSFNRGIYLCGHSAGAHLVSMVLLTDWTLHEVIPNIKGSYLVSGIYDLEPIVHSYINDKLQMTLEDAQRNSPMFCQKEAQSQVTSTCDLIIAVGQHDSPEFHQQSLDYFQVLRLHGWRVSFIEISNVDHFDIIEKLMQNEYILTQVILRTIFQ; encoded by the exons ATGCAGATGCTGAGCCTCCGGCACTCGCCCTGGAAAGCGCTGTCCAAGGAG GACTTGGAGAAGCAATATTCCCCCAGCAGATGGTCCCACCGATTGAATGCTGAGGAGGTGATAAAAGCTCATGTTCAAGTGGGAACAGAAG TTACCAAGGAAGTCCGGGCAAGCAAAAAGAGTATACTTGGTGTCAGTTATGGAGCAGGTGATGGTGAGAAACTGGACATCTATTTCCCTGCCAAGACATCTAAAG GGTTaccttttttcctgtttattcatGGAGGATATTGGCAAGAAGGAAG TAAGGACTATTCAGCCTTTATGGTGCCCCCATTGATAGCAGCAGGAGTAGCAGTGGCTGTAGTGGCTTATGACATTGCTCCCAAAG GTAATATAGATCTGATGGTGAGCCAAGTAAGGCGCAGTGTCCTCTTCATCCAGAAGCAGTACTCATTCAACAG GGGAATTTACCTATGTGGACATTCAGCTGGAGCTCACTTGGTCTCCATGGTACTTTTGACAGACTGGACTTTACATGAAGTCATTCCTAACATTAAGG GCTCTTACTTGGTGAGTGGGATCTATGACCTGGAACCCATCGTGCATAGTTATATCAACGACAAACTTCAAATGACCTT GGAAGATGCCCAGAGGAATAGTCCCATGTTTTGCCAGAAAGAGGCCCAGAGTCAGGTGACTTCAACTTGTGACTTAATAATAGCCGTGGGCCAACATGATTCTCCTGAGTTCCATCAACAATCCTTGGATTATTTTCAG GTTCTACGTTTACATGGTTGGAGAGTTTCATTTATAGAAATCTCCAATGTGGACCACTTTGACATCATTGagaaactgatgcagaatgaataTATACTGACTCAG GTTATTTTGAGGACAATTTTCCAGTAA
- the AFMID gene encoding kynurenine formamidase isoform X2: MFKWEQKLPRKSGQAKRVYLVSVMEQVMVRNWTSISLPRHLKGYLFSCLFMEDIGKKEGEPVEIYLCKSKDYSAFMVPPLIAAGVAVAVVAYDIAPKGNIDLMVSQVRRSVLFIQKQYSFNRGIYLCGHSAGAHLVSMVLLTDWTLHEVIPNIKGSYLVSGIYDLEPIVHSYINDKLQMTLEDAQRNSPMFCQKEAQSQVTSTCDLIIAVGQHDSPEFHQQSLDYFQVLRLHGWRVSFIEISNVDHFDIIEKLMQNEYILTQVILRTIFQ, translated from the exons ATGTTCAAGTGGGAACAGAAG TTACCAAGGAAGTCCGGGCAAGCAAAAAGAGTATACTTGGTGTCAGTTATGGAGCAGGTGATGGTGAGAAACTGGACATCTATTTCCCTGCCAAGACATCTAAAG GGTTaccttttttcctgtttattcatGGAGGATATTGGCAAGAAGGAAGGTGAGCCAGTGGAGATATATCTATGTAAAAG TAAGGACTATTCAGCCTTTATGGTGCCCCCATTGATAGCAGCAGGAGTAGCAGTGGCTGTAGTGGCTTATGACATTGCTCCCAAAG GTAATATAGATCTGATGGTGAGCCAAGTAAGGCGCAGTGTCCTCTTCATCCAGAAGCAGTACTCATTCAACAG GGGAATTTACCTATGTGGACATTCAGCTGGAGCTCACTTGGTCTCCATGGTACTTTTGACAGACTGGACTTTACATGAAGTCATTCCTAACATTAAGG GCTCTTACTTGGTGAGTGGGATCTATGACCTGGAACCCATCGTGCATAGTTATATCAACGACAAACTTCAAATGACCTT GGAAGATGCCCAGAGGAATAGTCCCATGTTTTGCCAGAAAGAGGCCCAGAGTCAGGTGACTTCAACTTGTGACTTAATAATAGCCGTGGGCCAACATGATTCTCCTGAGTTCCATCAACAATCCTTGGATTATTTTCAG GTTCTACGTTTACATGGTTGGAGAGTTTCATTTATAGAAATCTCCAATGTGGACCACTTTGACATCATTGagaaactgatgcagaatgaataTATACTGACTCAG GTTATTTTGAGGACAATTTTCCAGTAA